The genomic window GTCGTTCCAGCGCTCGCGCTCTTGGGCGAGCTCGGCCACCGCGGCCTCCTGCCGGGCGACCTCGGCCTTCAGCTCGGCGATCTGCTGGCGCTGCTTCGCGTACTCGGCGATGCTCGGCGCGAGCACCACGACGGCCAGCACGAGCACGCCCATCATGATGATCGAGAACCCCGAGAAGCGGATGCCGGCCAGCCACGTCGAGGCGACCTGGCGGATCGACTGCCGGGGCGCGCGGGCCTTCGCCGCGGCGGGATCGGCCTTCGGCTTCGCGGCCCGTGCGGCGCGCTCGGGACGACGTGCGGCGTTCATCGTCCTCCTCACCCTCACCGGGATACGCCGACGGGGGCGGCCGGCGGCCGCCCCCGTCGAGCGTCTCTCGGACTCGTTACGCCGTGAAGCGCGGGAACGCCGTGCGGCCCGCGTACACCGCGGCCTCGCCGAGCTCTTCTTCGATCCTCAGAAGCTGATTGTACTTGGCGACCCGCTCGGACCGGGCGGGCGCGCCCGTCTTGATCTGGCCGCAGTCGGTCGCGACCGCGAGGTCGGCGATCGTCGTGTCCTCGGTCTCGCCGGAGCGGTGCGAGAGCACCGCGGTGTAGCCGGCGCGCTGCGCGAGGCTCACGGCGTCGAGCGTCTCGGTGAGCGTGCCGATCTGGTTGACCTTCACGAGGATCGAGTTGCCGACGCCGCGGCCGATGCCGTCGGCGAGACGGGTCGGGTTGGTGACGAACAGGTCGTCGCCGACGAGTTGCAGCTTCGTGCCGAGCGTCGCGGTGACCTCGGCCCAGCCGTCCCAGTCGTCCTCGGCGAGCGCGTCCTCGATCGAGATGAGCGGGTAGGCGTCGGCGAGCTCGCTGTAGTAGGCGTTCATCTCGGCCGCGGTGCGGTCCTTGCCCTCGAAGCGGTACACGCCGTTCTCGAAGAACTCGGTGGCCGCGACATCCAGGCCCAGCGCGATGTCGGCGCCGAGCGTGAAGCCGGCCTTGCCGATCGCCTCGGCGATCAGGTCGAGCGCGGCCCGGTTGCTCGCGAGGTCGGGCGCGAACCCGCCCTCGTCGCCGAGGCCCGTCGAGAGGCCCTTCGACTTCAGCAGGCTCTTCAGCGCGTGGTAGGTCTCGACGCCCCAGCGGAGGCCCTCGGAGTAGGTCGGCGCGCCGATCGGCAGCACCATGAACTCCTGGATGTCGACGCCGGTGTCGGCGTGCGCGCCGCCGTTGATGATGTTCATCATCGGCACGGGCAGCACGTGCGCGTTCGGGCCGCCGAGGTAGCGGAAGAGCGGCAGGTCGGCCGAGTCGGCGGCGGCCTTGGCGACCGCGAGGCTCACGCCGAGGATGGCGTTCGCGCCGAGACGGCTCTTGTTCTCGGTGCCGTCGGCGTCCTTCAGTGCGGCGTCGATGACGCGCTGGTCGCTCGCGTCGAGGTCCTCGATGGCCGGGCCGAGCTCGTCGAGCACGGCGTCGACGGCCTTCTGCACGCCCTTGCCGAGGTAGCGGTCGCTGTCGCCGTCGCGCAGCTCGTACGCCTCGAACGCGCCGGTCGAGGCACCCGAGGGCACCGCCGCCCGCGAGACCGTGCCGTCGTCGAGCAGGACCTCGACCTCGACGGTGGGGTTGCCGCGCGAATCCAGGATCTCCCGTGCGCCGACAGCTTCGATGAATGCCACAGTGAACTCCTCTGTGATGGGGATGTGCGTGGACGACTCCGTCGTGGCCCGCAGGACAGTCTAGGACCCCGCTTCCGAGCCCGTCTCACGTATGTCGCGGGCTGCGCCATCCGCTCGCTCGCGCACTCGCCGGCCCGCGCACCCACCGAACCGCGCCGGGGCTGTGCCGCCAACTTTCGCCCACTCGACTCCCCTGCCCGGTCGGGGCGAGAAGGAGCGGGAGCGGCTACGCGCCGAGCTCGCGGAACGCGAGCGACGACGCATCCGTCGTCTCGGCCGTCACCGACGCCCAGGCGTCGAAGCCGTCGCCCGTCACGCGATCGAGCAGGCCGCGTAGGTTCTTCGTGCGGCGCTCGAACCGCACGCGCATGCCGGATGCCACGAGCTCGTGCTTGAGCGTCAGCAGTTCGGCGGGCGCGACATCCGGGTCGTGCACGAGCACGACGGAGCGCGGCCGGCCCTCGTCGCGCACGGCGAGCAGGTCGACGATGCGCTCGAACCCGATGGAGAAGCCGCACGCGGGCACCTCCTGGCCGAGGAAGCGGCCGATCATGTGGTCGTACCGGCCGCCGCCGCCGAGCGAGTAGCCGAAGTCGGGGTGCGCGATCTCGAAGATCGTGCCCGTGTAGTAGCCCATGCCGCGCACGAGCGTGGGGTCGAAGTCGATGCCCGTGCCCGGCACGGCGTCGCGCAGCGCGATGAGGTCGCGGTAGGCGTCGAGGTCGAGCCACGCGGGCGGCGCGACGACGCCGTCGGCGAGGTGCCAGTCGGCCGCGGCGAGCGCGCGCAGCTGGTCCGCGACATCCGACGTCGTCACGCCGAGGGTCGCGAGCTCGTCGGCGACGCCCTCGGGGCCGATCTTGTCGAGCTTGTCGATCGTGATGAGGGCGCGCTCGCGGAGGTCGTCGGGCACGCCCCAGGAGCCGAGGATGCCGGCGAGGATGCGCCGGTCGTTCAGCCGGATGCGGCACCCCTCGAGGCCGAGCGCGTCGAGCGCGCCGACGGTCGCGGTGAGCAGCTCGAGCTCGGCGAGGTGCCCGGGCTCGCCGATGATGTCGATGTCGCACTGCACGAACTGCCGGTAGCGGCCCTTCTGCGGGCGCTCGGCCCGCCACACGGGGGCGATCTGGATGGCGCGGAACACCGGGGGCAGCGCGGCACGGTGCGTCGCGTAGAAGCGGGCCAGCGGCACCGTGAGGTCGTAGCGCAGCCCGAGGTCGGCGAGCGAGAGCGCATCCCCCGACTCGGCCGCGGCGCGCAGGTCGTCGTGGGTGATGCCGCGCTTCATGACGGCGAACGCGAGCTTCTCGTTGTCGCCGCCGAGCCCCGCGTGCAGGCGCGACGCGTCCTCCATGACGGGCGTCTCGATCTCGTCGAAGCCGTGCGTCGCGTACACCCCGCGGATCACCGAGAGCGCGTGCTCGCGGCGGGCCTTCTCGGCGGGCAGGAAGTCGCGCATGCCGCGCGGGGGCGTGACGGTCTGGGCCATGCGTCCCATTCTTCCAGCAGCGGATGGCGCGGCCAGAACCGCGCGCACCGCGACCGGGTCAGCTCGGCACGTCGAGGCCCTTGCGATGCATGAGGGCGGCGAGCTGCTCGGCGTCGTCGATGCCGAGCGCGAACCGCACGCTGAGCCCGCCGTCCTCGCCGCGCTGCACGTAGTACTCGTAGTCGCTGCGGCTCATGCGCTCGCCGTCGGCGTCGAGGAAGTGCCAACGGATCCGCGCGCGCGTGATGTGCTCGGTGATCGGCACCTCCTCGAGCACGTCGAACTCGACGCCGGCGAGGCCGAGCTGCCGGTACAGCGGATAGGACTGCTCGAGCGCGCCGGCGATCTCGTCGTCGCTGCCGAGGGAGCCGGCGAACGCGTCGGAGAGCATCGCGCGCGGCGGTCCCCAGAGCGCCGCGGAGGCGCGGGCGTCGAAGTTCTCGAGCGCGGCGCCGTAGCGGCCGAAGAACTCGTGGAGGCTCCTGCT from Agromyces aurantiacus includes these protein-coding regions:
- a CDS encoding FtsB family cell division protein, whose product is MNAARRPERAARAAKPKADPAAAKARAPRQSIRQVASTWLAGIRFSGFSIIMMGVLVLAVVVLAPSIAEYAKQRQQIAELKAEVARQEAAVAELAQERERWNDETFIVTQARERLYYVRPGEVSYLVIDDRTVPSSSTADASVSAEVTELRGDWMQTMLTSMMTAGLAPEAGADPAATTAPAPTPTPADEGNR
- the eno gene encoding phosphopyruvate hydratase, with the translated sequence MAFIEAVGAREILDSRGNPTVEVEVLLDDGTVSRAAVPSGASTGAFEAYELRDGDSDRYLGKGVQKAVDAVLDELGPAIEDLDASDQRVIDAALKDADGTENKSRLGANAILGVSLAVAKAAADSADLPLFRYLGGPNAHVLPVPMMNIINGGAHADTGVDIQEFMVLPIGAPTYSEGLRWGVETYHALKSLLKSKGLSTGLGDEGGFAPDLASNRAALDLIAEAIGKAGFTLGADIALGLDVAATEFFENGVYRFEGKDRTAAEMNAYYSELADAYPLISIEDALAEDDWDGWAEVTATLGTKLQLVGDDLFVTNPTRLADGIGRGVGNSILVKVNQIGTLTETLDAVSLAQRAGYTAVLSHRSGETEDTTIADLAVATDCGQIKTGAPARSERVAKYNQLLRIEEELGEAAVYAGRTAFPRFTA
- the hisS gene encoding histidine--tRNA ligase, giving the protein MAQTVTPPRGMRDFLPAEKARREHALSVIRGVYATHGFDEIETPVMEDASRLHAGLGGDNEKLAFAVMKRGITHDDLRAAAESGDALSLADLGLRYDLTVPLARFYATHRAALPPVFRAIQIAPVWRAERPQKGRYRQFVQCDIDIIGEPGHLAELELLTATVGALDALGLEGCRIRLNDRRILAGILGSWGVPDDLRERALITIDKLDKIGPEGVADELATLGVTTSDVADQLRALAAADWHLADGVVAPPAWLDLDAYRDLIALRDAVPGTGIDFDPTLVRGMGYYTGTIFEIAHPDFGYSLGGGGRYDHMIGRFLGQEVPACGFSIGFERIVDLLAVRDEGRPRSVVLVHDPDVAPAELLTLKHELVASGMRVRFERRTKNLRGLLDRVTGDGFDAWASVTAETTDASSLAFRELGA